One Marinibacterium anthonyi genomic region harbors:
- a CDS encoding phosphonate utilization associated putative membrane protein — MSPNFRGALLMMGGMTSFTVNDAMVKAVGVDLPLMQILTLRGALSSLMMLGLALSLGMLDFRFSRRDWWLIGIRSLCEVAAAYLFLTALLNMPMANVSAVLQALPLTVTAGAAIFFRDPVGWRRITAICVGFCGMLLIVRPGPDGFSIHALYALAAVACVTLRDLVVRRISAHVSSMSVSLVGAISVGVCAGLATIGTTWVPMSAGNWGMITGSSVFVMAGYLLSVMTMRVGEVSFVAPFRYTSLLVALILGYIMFGDWPTSLTLLGAAIVVGSGLFTLYREKAVREGA, encoded by the coding sequence ATGTCACCCAACTTCCGCGGCGCGTTATTGATGATGGGCGGCATGACGTCCTTCACCGTCAACGATGCCATGGTGAAAGCTGTCGGCGTCGACCTTCCCCTGATGCAGATCCTCACGTTGCGCGGGGCGCTGTCGTCGCTGATGATGCTGGGCCTGGCGCTGTCGCTGGGGATGCTGGACTTTCGGTTCTCGCGCAGGGACTGGTGGCTGATCGGCATCCGCAGCCTGTGCGAGGTCGCCGCCGCCTACCTGTTCCTGACGGCGCTGCTGAACATGCCCATGGCCAATGTCAGCGCGGTGCTGCAGGCGCTGCCCCTGACCGTCACCGCCGGCGCCGCGATCTTCTTTCGCGACCCTGTCGGCTGGCGCCGGATCACGGCGATATGCGTCGGCTTCTGCGGCATGCTGCTGATCGTGCGTCCGGGGCCGGACGGGTTTTCCATTCACGCGCTTTATGCCCTGGCCGCCGTCGCCTGCGTCACCCTGCGCGACCTGGTGGTGCGCCGGATCTCTGCGCATGTAAGTTCGATGTCGGTGTCGCTGGTCGGTGCGATCTCGGTCGGGGTTTGCGCGGGCCTGGCCACCATCGGGACAACCTGGGTCCCGATGTCCGCCGGGAACTGGGGGATGATCACCGGATCGTCGGTGTTCGTGATGGCCGGCTACCTGCTGAGCGTCATGACCATGCGGGTCGGCGAAGTGTCGTTCGTCGCGCCCTTCCGCTATACCAGCCTGCTGGTCGCGCTGATCCTGGGCTACATCATGTTCGGCGACTGGCCGACGTCGCTGACCTTGCTGGGCGCGGCAATCGTGGTGGGATCGGGGCTGTTCACGCTTTACCGCGAAAAGGCGGTCAGGGAGGGCGCGTAA
- the rplC gene encoding 50S ribosomal protein L3 has translation MRSGIIAKKVGMTRLFLDSGKQVPVTVLQLDALQVVAQRTAEKDGYTAVQLGAGSPKIKRVSKAMRGHFAASKVEPKRKLVEFRVTADNLIDVGAEISAEHFLEGQKVDVSGTSIGKGFAGAMKRHNFGGLRASHGVSISHRSHGSTGQCQDPGKVFKGKKMAGHMGAARVTTQNLEVVKTDVERGLIMIKGAVPGAKGGWVTIKDAVKKKLPDGVPHPAAIKASAAPAAEAPAAEAPAEGGEE, from the coding sequence ATGCGCTCTGGTATTATCGCAAAGAAAGTGGGCATGACCCGGCTGTTTCTTGACAGCGGGAAGCAAGTGCCCGTCACCGTCCTGCAACTGGACGCCCTTCAGGTCGTGGCTCAGCGGACTGCTGAAAAGGACGGCTACACCGCCGTTCAGCTTGGCGCGGGTTCGCCCAAGATCAAGCGGGTCTCGAAGGCCATGCGCGGTCATTTCGCCGCCTCGAAGGTCGAACCCAAGCGCAAGCTGGTGGAGTTCCGTGTCACCGCGGACAACCTGATCGACGTGGGTGCCGAAATCTCGGCCGAACACTTCCTGGAAGGCCAGAAAGTGGACGTCTCGGGCACCTCGATCGGTAAGGGTTTCGCCGGTGCCATGAAGCGGCACAACTTCGGCGGCCTGCGCGCGTCGCACGGTGTCTCGATCTCGCACCGGTCGCATGGTTCGACCGGTCAGTGTCAGGACCCCGGCAAGGTGTTCAAGGGCAAGAAGATGGCCGGCCACATGGGTGCAGCCCGTGTGACCACGCAGAACCTGGAAGTCGTGAAGACCGATGTCGAACGCGGTCTGATCATGATCAAGGGGGCTGTTCCGGGCGCCAAGGGCGGCTGGGTCACCATCAAGGATGCCGTGAAGAAGAAACTGCCCGACGGTGTGCCGCATCCGGCCGCCATCAAGGCAAGTGCAGCTCCGGCCGCTGAAGCGCCGGCAGCAGAGGCGCCCGCCGAAGGGGGTGAAGAATGA
- the rpoC gene encoding DNA-directed RNA polymerase subunit beta': protein MNQEITNNPFNPLTPPKVFDEIKVSLASPERILSWSYGEIKKPETINYRTFKPERDGLFCARIFGPIKDYECLCGKYKRMKYRGVVCEKCGVEVTLQKVRRERMGHIELASPVAHIWFLKSLPSRIGLMLDMTLRDLERVLYFENYVVIEPGLTDLTYGQMLTEEEFMDAQDAYGMDAFTANIGAEAIREMLAAIDLEAEAEQLRADLAEATGELKPKKIIKRLKVVESFLESGNRPEWMVMTVIPVIPPELRPLVPLDGGRFATSDLNDLYRRVINRNNRLKRLIELRAPDIIVRNEKRMLQESVDALFDNGRRGRVITGANKRPLKSLSDMLKGKQGRFRQNLLGKRVDFSGRSVIVTGPELKLHQCGLPKKMALELFKPFIYSRLEAKGLSSTVKQAKKLVEKERPEVWDILDEVIREHPVMLNRAPTLHRLGIQAFEPKLIEGKAIQLHPLVCSAFNADFDGDQMAVHVPLSLEAQLEARVLMMSTNNVLSPANGAPIIVPSQDMILGLYYVTVMREGMKGEGKIFGSMNEVEHALDAGEVHLHAKVTARITQIDEEGNEVEKRFETTPGRVKLGALLPLNAKAPFELVNRLLRKKEVQQVIDTVYRYCGQKESVIFCDQIMTMGFREAFKAGISFGKDDMVIPDTKWEIVEETRDQVKDFEQQYMDGLITQGEKYNKVVDAWSKCNDRVTEAMMNTISATHKDENGADMETNSVYMMAHSGARGSVTQMKQLGGMRGLMAKPNGDIIETPIISNFKEGLTVLEYFNSTHGARKGLSDTALKTANSGYLTRRLVDVAQDCIVRMHDCGTDNAITCEAAVNDGEVVASIGERLLGRVAADDIIKPGTDEVIVSAGQLIDERMADAVEDAGIQSTRIRSPLTCEAEEGVCAMCYGRDLARGTMVNSGEAVGIIAAQSIGEPGTQLTMRTFHIGGVAQGGQQSFLEASQAGIVHFENAQLLDNAAGETMVMGRNMKLLIKDEAGEERASHKIGYGTKIFVTEGQQVSRGDKLFEWDPYTLPIIAEKAGTAKFVDLVSGIAVRDETDEATGMTQKIVIDWRAAPKGNELKPEIILADENGEPVRNDAGNPVTYPMSVDAVMSIEDGQTVQAGDVVARIPREGAKTKDITGGLPRVAELFEARRPKDHAIIAEVDGYVRFGRDYKNKRRISIEPSDETMETVEYMVPKGKHIPVQEGDFVQKGDYIMDGNPAPHDILSIMGVEALAEYMIDEVQEVYRLQGVKINDKHIEVIVRQMLQKWEILDSGDTTLLKGEHVDKQEFDQANEKALARGQRPAQGEPILLGITKASLQTRSFISAASFQETTRVLTEASVQGKRDKLVGLKENVIVGRLIPAGTGGATQKVRRIASDRDNVVIEARRDEAQAAAALAAPMEDDIIGGDEFDTLVETPESRD from the coding sequence ATGAACCAGGAAATCACCAACAACCCGTTCAATCCGCTGACGCCGCCCAAGGTCTTTGACGAGATCAAGGTGTCGCTGGCGTCGCCCGAACGGATCCTGAGCTGGTCCTACGGCGAGATCAAGAAGCCCGAGACGATCAATTACCGGACCTTCAAGCCCGAGCGTGACGGCCTGTTCTGCGCCCGGATCTTTGGCCCGATCAAGGATTACGAGTGCCTGTGCGGCAAGTACAAGCGCATGAAGTATCGCGGCGTCGTCTGCGAGAAATGCGGCGTGGAAGTCACGCTGCAGAAGGTGCGCCGCGAGCGCATGGGCCATATCGAACTGGCCTCGCCCGTCGCGCACATCTGGTTCCTGAAGTCGCTGCCGTCCCGGATCGGCCTGATGCTGGACATGACCCTGCGCGACCTGGAACGGGTTCTGTACTTCGAGAACTACGTGGTCATCGAACCGGGCCTCACCGATCTCACCTACGGTCAGATGCTGACCGAAGAAGAGTTCATGGACGCCCAGGATGCCTATGGCATGGACGCCTTCACCGCCAATATCGGCGCTGAAGCCATCCGCGAAATGCTGGCGGCGATCGATCTGGAAGCCGAAGCCGAGCAGCTGCGCGCCGACCTGGCCGAGGCCACCGGCGAGCTGAAGCCGAAGAAGATCATCAAGCGTCTGAAGGTCGTGGAATCCTTCCTGGAATCGGGCAACCGGCCGGAATGGATGGTCATGACCGTGATCCCGGTCATCCCGCCGGAACTGCGCCCGCTGGTCCCGCTGGACGGCGGCCGGTTCGCGACGTCCGACCTCAACGACCTGTATCGCCGGGTGATCAACCGGAACAACCGCCTCAAGCGGCTGATCGAACTGCGCGCGCCGGACATCATCGTCCGGAACGAAAAGCGGATGCTGCAGGAATCGGTCGACGCCCTGTTCGACAACGGCCGTCGGGGCCGCGTGATCACCGGCGCCAACAAGCGTCCGCTGAAATCGCTGTCGGACATGCTGAAGGGCAAGCAGGGCCGCTTCCGCCAGAACCTTCTGGGCAAGCGGGTCGACTTCTCGGGCCGGTCGGTCATCGTGACCGGGCCGGAGCTGAAGCTGCACCAGTGCGGGTTGCCGAAGAAGATGGCGCTCGAACTGTTCAAGCCGTTCATCTATTCGCGCCTTGAAGCCAAGGGCCTCAGCAGCACCGTGAAGCAGGCGAAGAAGCTTGTCGAAAAGGAACGCCCGGAAGTCTGGGACATCCTCGACGAGGTCATTCGCGAACACCCGGTCATGCTGAACCGGGCGCCGACGCTGCACCGCCTCGGCATCCAGGCGTTCGAGCCCAAGCTGATCGAAGGCAAGGCGATCCAGCTGCACCCGCTGGTCTGCTCGGCCTTCAACGCCGACTTCGACGGCGACCAGATGGCCGTGCACGTCCCGCTGAGCCTCGAGGCCCAGCTGGAAGCGCGTGTCCTGATGATGTCGACGAACAACGTCCTGTCGCCCGCCAACGGTGCGCCGATCATCGTTCCGTCGCAGGACATGATCCTTGGTCTCTACTACGTGACCGTGATGCGCGAAGGCATGAAGGGCGAAGGCAAGATCTTTGGTTCGATGAACGAAGTCGAACACGCGCTGGATGCCGGCGAGGTGCACCTGCACGCCAAGGTCACCGCGCGGATCACCCAGATCGACGAGGAAGGCAACGAGGTCGAAAAGCGTTTCGAGACGACCCCGGGCCGGGTGAAGCTTGGCGCGCTGCTGCCGCTGAACGCCAAGGCACCCTTTGAACTGGTCAACCGTCTTCTGCGGAAGAAGGAAGTCCAGCAGGTCATCGACACCGTCTACCGCTATTGCGGCCAGAAGGAATCGGTCATCTTCTGCGACCAGATCATGACCATGGGCTTCCGCGAGGCGTTCAAGGCGGGGATCTCCTTCGGCAAGGACGACATGGTCATCCCCGACACCAAGTGGGAAATCGTCGAAGAGACCCGTGACCAGGTCAAGGACTTCGAACAGCAGTACATGGACGGCCTGATCACCCAGGGTGAGAAGTACAACAAGGTCGTCGATGCCTGGTCGAAGTGTAACGACCGCGTCACCGAAGCGATGATGAACACGATCTCGGCCACCCACAAGGACGAGAACGGCGCCGACATGGAAACCAACTCGGTCTACATGATGGCGCACTCCGGTGCCCGTGGCTCGGTCACGCAGATGAAGCAGCTGGGCGGGATGCGCGGCCTGATGGCGAAGCCGAACGGCGACATCATCGAAACGCCGATCATCTCGAACTTCAAGGAAGGTCTGACCGTTCTTGAATACTTCAACTCGACCCACGGCGCCCGGAAGGGTCTGTCGGATACGGCTCTGAAGACGGCGAACTCGGGTTACCTGACCCGTCGTCTGGTGGACGTGGCGCAGGACTGCATCGTGCGCATGCACGATTGCGGCACCGACAACGCGATCACCTGCGAAGCGGCCGTCAACGACGGCGAAGTCGTGGCGTCCATCGGCGAGCGTCTGCTTGGCCGTGTGGCGGCCGACGACATCATCAAGCCGGGCACAGACGAGGTCATCGTCTCGGCCGGTCAGCTGATCGACGAACGCATGGCCGACGCTGTCGAAGATGCGGGCATCCAGTCGACCCGCATCCGGTCGCCGCTGACCTGCGAGGCCGAAGAGGGCGTCTGCGCCATGTGCTACGGTCGTGACCTGGCGCGCGGTACGATGGTCAACTCCGGCGAAGCGGTCGGCATCATCGCCGCCCAGTCTATCGGTGAACCCGGCACCCAGCTGACGATGCGGACCTTCCACATCGGCGGTGTCGCGCAGGGTGGCCAGCAGTCCTTCCTCGAAGCCAGCCAGGCCGGCATCGTGCATTTCGAGAACGCTCAGCTTCTCGACAATGCCGCGGGCGAGACCATGGTGATGGGCCGTAACATGAAGCTGCTCATCAAGGACGAGGCCGGTGAAGAGCGGGCCAGCCACAAGATCGGCTACGGCACCAAGATCTTCGTCACCGAAGGTCAGCAGGTGTCGCGCGGCGACAAGCTGTTCGAATGGGACCCGTATACCCTGCCGATCATCGCCGAGAAGGCCGGTACGGCCAAGTTCGTCGACCTTGTCAGCGGCATTGCCGTGCGCGACGAGACCGACGAAGCGACGGGCATGACCCAGAAGATCGTGATCGACTGGCGGGCCGCGCCGAAAGGCAACGAGCTGAAGCCCGAGATCATCCTGGCCGACGAGAATGGCGAACCGGTCCGCAACGACGCGGGCAACCCGGTGACCTATCCGATGTCGGTGGATGCGGTCATGTCGATCGAGGACGGCCAGACCGTTCAGGCCGGCGACGTCGTGGCACGGATCCCGCGGGAAGGTGCGAAGACCAAGGACATCACCGGCGGCCTGCCGCGTGTGGCCGAGCTTTTCGAAGCACGTCGTCCCAAGGATCACGCCATCATCGCCGAGGTCGACGGTTACGTGCGGTTCGGACGCGACTACAAGAACAAGCGTCGTATCAGCATCGAACCGTCGGACGAGACGATGGAAACGGTCGAGTACATGGTGCCCAAGGGCAAGCACATCCCGGTGCAGGAAGGCGACTTCGTGCAGAAGGGTGACTATATCATGGACGGCAACCCCGCGCCCCACGACATCCTGTCGATCATGGGTGTCGAGGCTCTGGCCGAGTACATGATCGACGAGGTGCAGGAGGTCTATCGTCTGCAGGGCGTGAAGATCAACGACAAGCACATCGAGGTCATCGTGCGCCAGATGCTGCAGAAGTGGGAGATCCTGGATTCGGGCGACACCACGCTGCTGAAGGGCGAACATGTCGACAAGCAGGAGTTCGATCAGGCCAACGAGAAGGCCCTGGCCCGTGGCCAGCGCCCCGCGCAAGGCGAACCGATCCTGCTGGGCATCACCAAGGCGTCGCTGCAGACCCGGTCGTTCATCTCGGCCGCGTCCTTCCAGGAAACCACCCGCGTGCTGACCGAGGCGTCTGTCCAGGGCAAGCGCGACAAGCTGGTCGGCCTGAAGGAAAACGTCATCGTCGGCCGCCTGATCCCGGCCGGGACCGGTGGGGCGACCCAGAAGGTGCGTCGGATCGCGTCCGATCGCGACAACGTGGTCATCGAGGCCCGTCGCGACGAGGCCCAGGCGGCCGCGGCGCTGGCAGCTCCGATGGAGGACGACATCATCGGTGGCGACGAGTTCGACACGCTGGTGGAAACCCCGGAAAGCCGCGATTGA
- the tufA_1 gene encoding Elongation factor Tu, translating to MAKAKFERNKPHVNIGTIGHVDHGKTTLTAAITKYFGDFKAYDQIDGAPEEKARGITISTAHVEYETDARHYAHVDCPGHADYVKNMITGAAQMDGAILVVNAADGPMPQTREHILLGRQVGIPKMVVFLNKVDQVDDEELLELVEMEVRELLSSYDYPGDDIPIIAGSALAALEGRDPEIGEEKIKELLAAVDEYIDTPERAVDQPFLMPIEDVFSISGRGTVVTGRVERGVVNVGDELEIVGIKDTQKTTCTGVEMFRKLLDRGEAGDNIGALLRGIERDKVERGQVLCKPGSVKPHTKFEAEAYILTKEEGGRHTPFFANYRPQFYFRTTDVTGTVTLAEGTEMVMPGDNVSFGVELIAPIAMEQGLRFAIREGGRTVGAGVVSKIIE from the coding sequence ATGGCAAAGGCAAAGTTTGAGCGTAACAAACCGCACGTTAACATCGGCACGATCGGCCACGTTGACCACGGCAAGACGACGCTGACGGCTGCGATCACGAAGTATTTCGGCGACTTCAAGGCCTACGACCAGATCGACGGCGCACCGGAAGAGAAAGCGCGCGGGATCACGATCTCGACGGCGCACGTGGAATACGAGACCGACGCGCGCCACTACGCGCACGTCGACTGCCCCGGCCACGCCGACTATGTGAAGAACATGATCACCGGCGCGGCGCAGATGGACGGCGCGATCCTGGTGGTGAACGCCGCCGACGGCCCGATGCCCCAGACCCGCGAACACATCCTGCTGGGCCGCCAGGTCGGCATCCCGAAGATGGTCGTGTTCCTGAACAAGGTCGACCAGGTCGATGACGAGGAACTGCTGGAGCTCGTGGAGATGGAAGTCCGCGAACTGCTGTCGTCCTACGACTACCCGGGCGACGATATTCCGATCATCGCAGGTTCGGCCCTGGCCGCGCTGGAAGGCCGTGACCCGGAAATCGGCGAAGAGAAGATCAAGGAACTGCTGGCGGCCGTCGACGAATACATCGACACCCCCGAGCGTGCCGTGGATCAGCCCTTCCTGATGCCGATCGAAGACGTGTTCTCGATCTCGGGCCGTGGCACGGTTGTGACCGGCCGTGTGGAACGTGGCGTGGTGAACGTTGGTGACGAACTGGAAATCGTCGGCATCAAGGACACCCAGAAAACCACCTGCACCGGTGTGGAAATGTTCCGCAAGCTGCTGGATCGCGGCGAAGCCGGCGACAACATCGGCGCCCTGCTGCGCGGTATTGAACGTGACAAGGTCGAGCGTGGCCAGGTTCTCTGCAAGCCGGGTTCGGTCAAGCCGCACACCAAGTTCGAAGCCGAGGCCTACATCCTGACCAAGGAAGAGGGCGGCCGTCACACGCCGTTCTTCGCGAACTACCGTCCGCAGTTCTACTTCCGGACCACGGACGTGACCGGCACCGTGACGCTGGCCGAAGGCACCGAGATGGTGATGCCCGGCGACAACGTGTCGTTCGGTGTTGAACTGATCGCGCCGATCGCGATGGAGCAGGGCCTGCGCTTTGCCATCCGCGAAGGTGGCCGCACCGTGGGTGCCGGCGTCGTCTCCAAGATCATCGAGTGA
- the fusA gene encoding Elongation factor G, whose protein sequence is MARDYPLQRYRNFGIMAHIDAGKTTTSERILFYTGKSHNIGEVHDGAATMDWMEQEQERGITITSAATTTFWQRQEEPTAEGTSDTKYRFNIIDTPGHVDFTIEVERSLAVLDGAVCVLDANAGVEPQTETVWRQADRYKVPRIVFVNKMDKIGADFFNCHKMIEERTGARAIPVAIPIGAETELEGLLDLVLMKEWLWKGDDLGATWTLEDIRPELQDQADEWRNTMIEAAVEMDDTAMEAYLEGEEPDIDTLRKLLRKGCLEMAFVPMLGGSAFKNKGVQPLLNAVIDYLPSPLDVVDYMGFRPGDEEETRNIARRADDDMPFAGLAFKIMNDPFVGSLTFVRIYSGKLAKGDTMLNSTKGNNERVGRMMMMHSNNREEIDEAFAGDIIALGGLKNTTTGDTLCAKNDPVVLETMTFPDPVIEIAVEPKTKGDQEKMSAGLARLAAEDPSFRVETDQESGQTIMKGMGELHLDILVDRLRREFKVEANIGAPQVAYRETIGHEIEHTYTHKKQSGGSGQFAEVKLVISPTEPGEGYSFSSKIVGGSVPKEYIPGVEKGIKSVMDSGPLAGFPVIDFKVALIDGKFHDVDSSVLAFEIAARMCMREGLRKAGAKLLEPIMKVEVITPEEYTGGIIGDLTSRRGQVTGQENRGNAIAINVFVPLANMFGYINTLRSMSSGRAQFTMQFDHYDPVPQNISDEIQAKYA, encoded by the coding sequence ATGGCACGCGACTATCCGCTTCAACGCTACCGCAACTTCGGGATCATGGCGCATATCGACGCCGGCAAGACCACGACGTCGGAGCGCATCCTGTTCTATACCGGCAAATCCCACAACATCGGTGAGGTGCACGACGGTGCGGCCACCATGGACTGGATGGAGCAGGAACAGGAACGCGGCATCACGATCACTTCGGCTGCGACGACGACTTTCTGGCAGCGCCAGGAAGAGCCGACCGCCGAAGGCACTTCGGACACCAAGTACCGCTTCAACATCATCGACACCCCCGGTCACGTCGACTTCACCATCGAAGTCGAACGTTCGCTGGCCGTGCTTGACGGTGCTGTCTGCGTGCTGGATGCCAACGCGGGTGTCGAACCCCAGACCGAAACCGTGTGGCGTCAGGCTGACCGCTACAAGGTTCCGCGCATCGTCTTCGTCAACAAGATGGACAAGATCGGCGCGGACTTCTTCAACTGCCACAAGATGATCGAAGAACGGACCGGCGCACGTGCCATCCCCGTCGCGATCCCGATCGGCGCCGAGACCGAGCTGGAAGGCCTGCTCGACCTCGTGCTGATGAAGGAATGGCTGTGGAAGGGCGACGACCTCGGTGCGACCTGGACGCTTGAGGACATCCGTCCCGAGCTGCAGGATCAGGCCGACGAATGGCGCAACACCATGATCGAAGCCGCCGTCGAAATGGACGACACGGCGATGGAAGCCTACCTGGAAGGCGAAGAGCCCGACATCGACACCCTGCGCAAGCTGCTGCGCAAGGGCTGCCTCGAGATGGCCTTCGTTCCGATGCTGGGTGGCTCGGCGTTCAAGAACAAGGGCGTCCAGCCGCTTCTGAACGCCGTGATCGACTATCTGCCGAGCCCGCTCGACGTGGTCGACTACATGGGCTTCCGCCCCGGTGACGAGGAAGAAACCCGCAACATCGCGCGCCGGGCCGATGACGACATGCCGTTCGCAGGCCTGGCGTTCAAGATCATGAACGACCCCTTCGTGGGCTCGTTGACCTTCGTGCGGATCTATTCGGGCAAGCTCGCCAAGGGCGACACGATGCTGAATTCGACCAAGGGCAACAACGAGCGTGTTGGCCGGATGATGATGATGCATTCGAACAACCGCGAAGAGATCGATGAAGCCTTTGCCGGCGACATCATCGCCCTGGGTGGCCTGAAGAACACCACCACGGGTGACACGCTGTGCGCCAAGAACGACCCGGTCGTCCTGGAAACCATGACGTTCCCGGATCCGGTCATCGAGATCGCGGTCGAGCCCAAGACCAAGGGCGACCAGGAAAAAATGTCGGCCGGCCTTGCCCGTCTGGCAGCCGAAGATCCGTCCTTCCGCGTCGAAACCGATCAGGAATCGGGCCAGACCATCATGAAGGGCATGGGCGAACTTCACCTGGACATCCTGGTCGATCGTCTGCGGCGCGAGTTCAAGGTCGAGGCCAACATCGGTGCGCCGCAGGTGGCGTATCGCGAGACCATCGGTCACGAGATCGAACACACCTACACCCACAAGAAGCAGTCGGGTGGTTCGGGTCAGTTCGCCGAGGTCAAGCTGGTCATCTCGCCGACAGAGCCGGGCGAAGGCTATTCGTTCTCGAGCAAGATCGTGGGCGGTTCGGTTCCGAAGGAATACATTCCGGGCGTCGAAAAGGGCATCAAGTCGGTCATGGACTCCGGTCCGCTGGCAGGCTTCCCGGTGATCGACTTCAAGGTCGCGCTGATCGACGGCAAGTTCCACGACGTGGACTCCTCGGTCCTGGCCTTCGAGATCGCCGCACGGATGTGCATGCGTGAAGGTCTGCGCAAGGCCGGTGCGAAACTGCTCGAACCGATCATGAAAGTCGAAGTGATCACGCCGGAAGAATACACCGGCGGCATCATCGGCGACCTGACGTCGCGTCGTGGCCAGGTGACCGGCCAGGAAAATCGCGGCAACGCGATCGCGATCAACGTGTTCGTGCCGCTGGCCAACATGTTCGGCTACATCAACACGCTGCGCTCGATGTCCTCGGGCCGTGCGCAGTTCACGATGCAGTTCGATCACTACGACCCGGTCCCGCAGAACATCAGCGACGAGATCCAGGCGAAATACGCGTAA
- a CDS encoding Stf0 sulfotransferase — MNSYIICATPRTGSTLLCDLLTSTGVAGAPDSFFMNDVDPHWAAAWGLPDRTGMSDRDHAKAYLDAAIRAGRGGTCIFGLRLMRENLGDLTAMIDLVHPGLATDVARLRAVFGQVLFIHLAREDKLAQAVSLVKAEQTGLWHVAPDGRELERLAPPGEPRYDFDRIAARVAEFEAYDAAWTTWFDAQSITPLRIGYEAMSANPAQTVLRVCSALGVTAPTGALTPGVARLSDAVSAAWIARYRAEAGV, encoded by the coding sequence ATGAACAGCTACATCATCTGCGCGACGCCCCGAACGGGCAGCACGCTGCTGTGCGATCTGCTGACCTCGACCGGGGTGGCGGGCGCGCCGGATTCCTTCTTCATGAATGACGTCGATCCCCATTGGGCCGCGGCCTGGGGGCTGCCGGACCGGACGGGGATGTCGGACAGGGATCATGCCAAGGCCTATCTGGACGCCGCCATCCGGGCGGGCAGGGGGGGAACCTGCATCTTCGGCCTGCGCCTGATGCGCGAGAACCTGGGCGACCTGACGGCGATGATCGACCTGGTGCATCCGGGTCTGGCCACTGACGTTGCGCGCCTGCGGGCGGTGTTCGGGCAGGTGCTGTTCATCCATCTCGCGCGCGAGGACAAGCTGGCGCAGGCGGTGTCGCTGGTGAAGGCGGAGCAGACCGGGCTTTGGCACGTGGCGCCCGACGGGAGGGAGCTGGAGCGGTTGGCGCCGCCCGGGGAGCCCCGGTACGATTTCGACCGGATCGCCGCCAGGGTGGCCGAATTCGAGGCCTACGACGCGGCCTGGACCACATGGTTCGACGCGCAATCCATCACACCGCTGCGGATCGGGTACGAAGCCATGTCGGCGAACCCTGCACAGACAGTTCTGCGCGTCTGCTCCGCACTTGGTGTGACGGCGCCGACCGGGGCGCTGACCCCCGGTGTCGCGCGGTTGTCGGATGCGGTCAGCGCGGCCTGGATCGCCCGCTACAGGGCCGAGGCCGGGGTCTGA